A stretch of the Nematostella vectensis chromosome 1, jaNemVect1.1, whole genome shotgun sequence genome encodes the following:
- the LOC116619339 gene encoding uncharacterized protein LOC116619339 isoform X1 gives MSTDDDSSTASSSAYKPSSLSDTHEFEPGAGPSNQIESDSESEENGYAVEPLADPEWLHTHETEQEQKREMEEDLNKRLTKARDGERCKYENCNTEFVRNINECYCCTELEGCMEALQSDLVVQDLEPCTKKCVTEHPGFAPVCLEKWSLRMAAKKLRRRDKETYKQTGTEERLLRALAYREFTKLIYGIIGRKRIPLPACAYHAIRRTFPMAEDDDGAGFELRDSHLFSLFIDLDIGIISMCMFYLLLVLTVKETLSNCYRFKYKSL, from the exons ATGTCAACTGATGATGATTCGTCCACTGCATCATCATCTGCTTATAAACCGAGTTCCCTATCAGATACGCATGAGTTTGAGCCGGGCGCTGGACCTTCGAATCAGATAGAAAGTGACTCGGAATCGGAAGAGAACGGATATGCTGTAGAGCCATTAGCCGATCCAGAATGGCTGCACACCCACGAAACTGAACAGGAACAAAAGAGAGAGATGGAAGAAGATCTCAATAAACGACTCACAAAAGCACGAGATGGCGAACG GTGTAAATACGAAAATTGTAACACGGAATTCGTAAGAAATATTAACGAATGTTATTGCTGTACCGAGTTAGAAGGCTGCATGGAAGCACTGCAGAGCGATCTTGTTGTACAAGATTTAGAACCATGCACTAAAAAGTGCGTAACCGAACACCCAGGATTTGCTCCGGTGTGCCTGGAGAAATGGAGCCTGAGAATGGCAGCAAAAAAGTTGCGCCGAAGAGATAAGGAAACATACAAGCAGACCGGGACAGAAGAAAG ACTGCTCAGGGCTTTAGCCTACAGGGAGTTTACTAAGCTAATTTATGGAATCATTGGAAGGAAAAGAATTCCACTACCTGCATGTGCATACCATGCCATACGCCGGACATTTCCAATGGCTGAAGATGATGACGGTGCTGGTTTTGAACTAAGAGATTCCCATTTATTTTCGTTGTTCATTGATTTGGATATTGGAATTATTTCCATgtgtatgttttatttattattggtGCTTACAGTAAAAGAAACTCTCTCGAATTGTTATCGATTCAAGTACAAATCGTTATAA